In Methanosarcina siciliae T4/M, one genomic interval encodes:
- a CDS encoding DUF4367 domain-containing protein produces MATKKRLFLLTLVILALFASGCTEEEPSAEEIAARMLEKQNSIEDYSYTMHMTYYIGEKVAENEFKTIYKKPHMIKNFIEEPGGEEETLVLSDGEFRWTYAPGTNTVMKTKIPETPELTEDDYLSIIGITLNDTNVSLLETEEIEGRESYLLEATPKETGGDTPAYSMIVRVDKETWMFLGYEMYDSNETLLSKVEIRDLKVNTGIPASEFEFKIPEGATVKTMDPGEVELPEELSLEEAEGRVGFEVLIPEYLQEGYEFSHATAYNTSEIAPEGQAAETVILTYEKGDEGIILTETVYEGQAPDAAVMDSAEDITINGEDGKYLSFGDMKTLRWELGNTDLSLTASLEKAELLKIAESIRKNA; encoded by the coding sequence ATGGCAACAAAGAAAAGGCTATTCCTGCTGACCCTCGTAATTCTGGCTCTTTTCGCATCGGGCTGCACGGAAGAAGAACCAAGTGCCGAAGAGATTGCAGCCCGGATGCTGGAGAAGCAGAACAGCATTGAAGATTATTCGTACACAATGCACATGACCTACTACATCGGGGAAAAGGTTGCAGAAAACGAATTTAAGACGATTTACAAAAAACCACACATGATAAAGAACTTCATTGAAGAGCCAGGAGGGGAAGAAGAAACGCTCGTGCTCTCGGATGGGGAATTCAGATGGACCTATGCCCCGGGGACAAACACGGTCATGAAGACAAAGATCCCCGAAACCCCGGAATTGACCGAGGATGACTATCTCTCCATTATAGGAATTACCCTCAACGATACGAACGTATCCCTTCTGGAAACAGAAGAGATTGAAGGAAGAGAATCCTATCTGCTGGAAGCTACTCCGAAAGAGACGGGAGGAGATACCCCTGCATACAGCATGATAGTCCGGGTGGACAAAGAAACCTGGATGTTCCTCGGATACGAAATGTACGACAGCAACGAGACCCTGCTTTCAAAAGTAGAAATCCGGGATCTGAAAGTAAACACCGGGATTCCGGCCTCCGAGTTTGAGTTTAAAATCCCTGAGGGGGCGACTGTAAAGACCATGGACCCCGGAGAGGTCGAACTCCCTGAAGAGTTAAGCCTCGAAGAAGCTGAGGGGCGTGTCGGGTTTGAAGTACTGATCCCAGAGTACCTGCAGGAAGGTTACGAGTTCAGCCATGCTACAGCCTACAACACCAGTGAAATAGCCCCTGAAGGACAGGCTGCCGAAACGGTCATCCTGACTTACGAAAAGGGAGATGAAGGCATAATTCTTACGGAAACAGTATACGAAGGGCAGGCTCCGGATGCTGCGGTCATGGATTCTGCCGAAGACATTACCATTAACGGGGAGGATGGAAAATACCTTTCCTTCGGGGATATGAAGACCCTG